Proteins from a genomic interval of Ferrovibrio terrae:
- a CDS encoding glycosyltransferase family 4 protein codes for MRIAYLSNSRIPSDQANSVHVVNMAAALSDLGHDVTLWVYRGTGPTPWSEADDAAGVAAHFGVRSGFGLRYYAQPGIPGSNSIGSIAAAIACRVQSVDLVIGRHPKACSAAALLGLPVAFESHQPLRLYPSTDRLFIDAALKRRVLRRLVTISKPLAGYLRAEVDAKKTAILIAHDAASSVDDLVPRRLGPVDRPQIGYVGHLYAGRGVEVIFALAQRIPEADFHLIGGTPKDVAHWRCVAADLPNVTLTGFMPPVEAAAIRLGCDILLAPYQADASVPGGHVTTEWMSPLKIFEYMAAGKAFIVSDLPVLHEVLSDRRNCLLVPPADIAAWESALRLLLADRGLRDTLGHEAHREFHAKYTWARRAESIIEFAAGR; via the coding sequence ATGCGCATTGCTTATCTCTCCAACTCGCGTATCCCGTCTGACCAGGCGAACAGCGTCCATGTCGTGAACATGGCCGCTGCCCTGAGCGACCTGGGGCATGACGTGACCTTGTGGGTCTATCGCGGTACCGGCCCAACGCCGTGGAGCGAGGCTGACGATGCCGCCGGTGTGGCCGCGCATTTTGGCGTGCGCTCAGGCTTCGGGTTACGGTATTACGCCCAGCCAGGGATCCCGGGCAGTAACAGCATCGGCAGTATTGCCGCAGCCATCGCCTGCCGGGTGCAAAGCGTCGATCTGGTGATCGGGCGTCATCCGAAGGCCTGCAGCGCGGCGGCGCTGCTGGGATTGCCGGTGGCATTCGAGAGTCATCAGCCGCTGCGCCTGTATCCGTCGACAGACCGTTTGTTCATTGACGCGGCACTGAAACGACGAGTTCTGCGCCGCCTTGTCACGATCTCAAAACCTCTGGCTGGATATCTGCGTGCCGAGGTGGATGCGAAAAAGACAGCCATCCTGATCGCTCATGACGCCGCTAGCTCGGTCGATGATCTCGTGCCGAGGCGGCTCGGGCCTGTGGATCGCCCGCAGATCGGCTATGTTGGTCATCTCTATGCCGGGCGCGGTGTCGAGGTGATTTTCGCACTGGCGCAGCGTATCCCCGAAGCGGATTTCCACCTGATCGGCGGAACACCGAAGGATGTCGCGCATTGGCGCTGTGTCGCGGCGGATCTGCCAAATGTTACGTTGACCGGCTTCATGCCGCCGGTGGAAGCTGCCGCCATACGGCTGGGCTGCGATATTCTGCTAGCGCCCTACCAGGCTGATGCCTCGGTGCCTGGCGGCCATGTCACGACCGAATGGATGTCGCCGTTGAAAATCTTTGAATACATGGCCGCCGGGAAGGCATTCATCGTTTCCGATCTGCCGGTACTACATGAAGTGCTGTCGGATCGTAGAAACTGCCTGCTGGTGCCGCCTGCAGACATTGCGGCATGGGAGTCGGCTCTGCGGTTGCTTCTGGCAGACCGCGGATTGCGTGACACGCTGGGCCATGAAGCGCACCGGGAGTTCCATGCGAAATACACCTGGGCCCGCCGCGCCGAATCGATCATTGAATTCGCCGCCGGGCGATAA
- a CDS encoding surface carbohydrate biosynthesis protein: MQRQFTNVAIPLETTARELNSKLMLSTALARKGFTVYFGTKDFILDASVRMGNVIYLDKGFHRGTSEPVYRQLKQAGCLVVSLDEENGVDFRDFHMLDNRMPDDFLPQMDLILLWGVAQDAHLRAKRKQYNPDRIRITGHPRFDLLKPYYHSLYHEKVDGIRRKYGEFILFNTNSKYSNNINGREAVIRNYGSRCAGLTSVWPMTISGWP; encoded by the coding sequence ATGCAAAGACAGTTCACCAACGTCGCTATTCCGCTGGAAACCACAGCCAGAGAGCTGAATTCCAAGCTGATGCTGTCGACGGCGCTGGCGCGAAAAGGCTTTACCGTTTATTTCGGAACCAAGGATTTTATCCTGGATGCCTCGGTCCGGATGGGTAATGTCATCTATCTCGACAAGGGCTTCCATCGCGGCACATCCGAGCCGGTATACCGGCAGCTTAAGCAGGCCGGCTGTCTTGTGGTCAGCCTTGATGAAGAGAACGGCGTTGATTTCCGCGACTTCCACATGCTGGACAACCGGATGCCGGACGACTTCCTGCCGCAGATGGATCTGATCTTGTTGTGGGGAGTGGCGCAGGACGCCCATCTGCGCGCCAAACGCAAGCAGTATAATCCGGATCGTATCCGCATCACCGGACATCCGCGTTTCGACCTGCTGAAGCCATATTATCATTCGTTGTACCACGAGAAGGTGGATGGCATTCGTCGCAAATATGGCGAATTCATCCTGTTCAACACGAATTCCAAATACTCGAACAACATCAACGGCCGCGAAGCCGTGATCCGCAACTACGGCTCCCGGTGCGCGGGCTTGACGAGCGTCTGGCCTATGACGATCAGCGGCTGGCCCTAA